From the genome of Impatiens glandulifera chromosome 9, dImpGla2.1, whole genome shotgun sequence, one region includes:
- the LOC124915344 gene encoding uncharacterized protein LOC124915344, with product MAGKLTRNPSKWRPFLCGGDKACSSAEKGPNSDTSVMNLSDTVFEFLDDSVSTAEREQNNDDDDDDGDGEDDKAFWEKKNNLLQSTLFRTSSIESRIRDATHEALKELQMTLNYCCCGRPGTESCRSCLMIEVCSRMRDAGFNCAVSKSKWKRSSDLQAGEHTFLDVIEDTINPKTGLRGVIVIELNFRGEFEMAKANEEYNELIKKLPEVFVGKMHRLESSIKILCSAAKKCMKDKKMYLGPWRKKEYMKAKWLVTCQRITPAPASVTPLSDRTNTGRKTRASMLTADLLENSTTQGLQLFSFF from the exons ATGGCCGGAAAGCTGACGAGAAATCCTTCAAAGTGGCGGCCTTTTTTGTGCGGCGGCGACAAAGCCTGTAGTTCTGCCGAGAAAGGACCCAATTCTGACACCTCCGTTATGAATCTATCGGACACAGTCTTCGAATTCCTCGACGACAGTGTGTCGACGGCGGAGAGAGAACAAAAtaacgacgacgacgacgacgatgGTGATGGTGAAGACGATAAGGCGTTCTGGGAGAAGAAAAACAATCTTCTTCAA TCAACGTTGTTCAGAACATCTTCGATAGAATCAAGGATCCGTGACGCGACACATGAAGCGTTGAAAGAATTACAGATGACATTGAATTACTGTTGCTGTGGGCGGCCAGGAACCGAATCCTGCCGGAGTTGTTTGATGATAGAGGTTTGCAGTCGCATGAGAGATGCCGGATTCAACTGTGCTGTCTCAAAATCAAAATGGAAAAGATCATCTGATTTACAAGCAGGTGAACACACATTTTTGGATGTAATAGAGGATACTATTAATCCAAAAACAGGATTGAGAGGTGTGATtgtaattgaattgaattttcgAGGAGAGTTTGAAATGGCTAAAGCAAACGAAGAATACAATGAATTGATTAAGAAATTGCCGGAAGTGTTTGTGGGTAAGATGCATAGACTTGAGAGTTCGATCAAGATTTTGTGCTCAGCTGCTAAGAAATGTATGAAAGATAAAAAGATGTATTTGGGTCCTTGGAGGAAGAAGGAATACATGAAAGCAAAGTGGCTAGTCACGTGTCAGAGGATTACTCCGGCTCCGGCGAGTGTGACACCCTTGTCTGATCGGACTAACACCGGCAGGAAGACCAGGGCGTCCATGCTTACGGCTGATTTGCTGGAAAACTCCACTACCCAAGGATTGCAACTGTTTTCCTTTTTCTAA